The genomic stretch GACCAGCATGGTCTGGTGTTTGAGCCAGCCCTGCCAGGCTTCCTTGCTGACGTTTTCGTAGATGCGCTTGCCCAGTTCGCCCGGATAGGTCGGGAAATCGAGGCCTTCGGCTTCCTTCTTCAGATAAACGCAGTTGACGATGCGGGCCATGGGGACTCCTTTTGATATCGATCTCGTGGGGGTGAGGGGAACGGCGCGGCGGATCAGCCCAGCCGCTTGACCAGCACCTTGGAGCGCCGGTCCCAGTTGTATTTGCGCTTGCGCGCCTCCGGCAGCCAGTCGGGGTCGACCTGCTGGAAGCCGCGTTTGATGAACCAGTGCATGGTGCGGGTCGTCAGCACGAAGATGCTGTCCAGCCCCATCGCCCTGGCGCGCTGCTCGACACGCTTGAGGATGCGCTCGCCGTCGCCTTGGCCCTGTACCTCGGGCGACACGGTCAGCGCCGCCATCTCGGCGGTTTTCGCTTCCGGGTAGGGGTAGAGCGCGGCACAGCCGAAGATGATGCCGTCGTGCTCGATCACGGTGTAGTGCCCGACGTCGCGCTCGATCTCGGTGCGGCTGCGCTTGACCAGCGTGCCGTCGCGCTCGAAGGGCTCGATCAGCTGCAGGATGCCGCCGATGTCGTCGGGCGTCGCCTCGCGCAGGCTCTCGAGCTTCTCGTCGACGATCATGGTGCCCACGCCGTCATGGGTGAACAACTCCATCAGGATCGAGCCGTCGACCGAATAGGGAATGATGTGGACCCGGTCCACGCCGTTCTTGGCCGCCTTCACCGCATGCTGCAGGTAGAACGCGGTGTCGGTCGGCTGCACCGGATTGGGCAGGGCGCCCAGCAGCTTTTCGGCATCGGCCAGCGCCAGTTCCTGGTCGATCTCGCATTCCGGGTCGTTGGCCTGGCTCGGGTCCATCGGCACGCCGCGCACCTCGGTCACGAAGATCAGCTTGTCGGCCTGCAGCGCGATCGCGGTGCTGGTGGCGACGTCTTCCATGCTCAGGTTGAAGGCCTCGCCGGTGGGCGAGAAGCCGAACGGCGACATCAGCACGATGGAGCCGAAATCGATGGCGCGGCGCACGCTCATCGCGTCGATGCGCCGCACGAAGCCGGTGTGCTGGAAATCGACACCATCGACGATGCCCACCGGGCGCGCCGTGATGAAATTGCCCGACAGCAGCCGGATCTGGCTGTGCGCCATCGGCGTGTTCGGGAGGCCTTGTGAAAACGCCGCCTCGATCTCATATCGCAATTGACCGGCCGCTTCCTGCGCGCAGTCGAGCGCCACCGCGTCGGTCACCCGCATGCCGTGGCTGAAGCGCGAGGCGTGGCCCTTGGCCGTCAGCTGCTCCTCCACCTGCGGCCGGAAGCCGTGGATCAGCACCAGCTTGATGCCGGTGGCGTGGATGATCGCCAGGTCCTGCGCGAAGGTGGCCAGCTTGCCGGCCGCGATCAACTCACCCGCGATGGCGACCACGAAGGTCTTGCCGCGGTGGGCATGGATGTAGGGCGCCACCGACCGGAACCAGGGCACGAAGGTATGCGGGAAGACGAGGCTCATCAGCGAGGTACTTCAGGGGTGGTCGGCACGCCGACAGGCGGCGGGGCAAGGCTTTGAAATAATGTCGGATTTTGCACGAAGGCCCATGAGCTTTACGCCGCCCGCACCGGCGCCCGCACGGCAGGCGCGGAGATCTTCCGCCCCCGCTGCCAACCCGGTGCCGCCGATCCAGTTCCCCGAGTCCTTGCCCGTGTCCGCCCGGCGCGACGAGATCGCGCGCGCGATCGAGCAGCACCAGGTGGTGATCGTCTGCGGCGAAACCGGCTCGGGCAAGACCACCCAGCTGCCCAAGATCGCGCTGGCCATGGGCCGCGGCCGCGGCGCCGGGGGGCAGGGGCTGATCGGCCACACCCAACCGCGCCGCATTGCCGCGTCCAGTGTCGCCAAGCGCATCGCGCAAGAGCTGAATTCGCCGCTGGGCGAGCACGTCGGCTTCAAGGTGCGCTTCCAGGACCGGCTGTCGCCGGGCGCCTCGGTCAAGCTGATGACCGACGGCATCCTGTTGGCCGAGACCCAGACCGACCCGCTGCTCAAGGCCTACGACACGCTCATCATCGACGAGGCGCACGAACGGTCGCTCAACATCGATTTTTTGCTCGGCTACCTGAAACAGCTGCTGCCGCGCCGCCCCGACCTGAAGATCATCGTCACCTCGGCGACCATCGATGCCGAGCGCTTCGCCCGCCATTTCGAGAGCATCCACGGGCCGGCACCGGTGATCTTCGTGTCCGGCCGGCTCTACCCGGTCGAGCAGCGCTGGCGCCCGTTCGAGGAAAGCCGCGACTACGACCTCAACCATGCGATCGCCGACGCGGTGGATGAGCTGTGGCGCGAGGGCTCGGGCGACGTGCTGGTGTTTTTGCCCGGCGAGCGCGAGATCCGCGACGCGGCCGAGCATTTGCGCCGTCACCACCCGCCGGGGGTCGAGATCCTGCCCCTGTTCGCCCGTCTGAGCCAGCAAGAGCAGGACCGGGTGTTCGAGACCGGCGGCGCACGGCGCATCGTGCTGGCCACCAACGTCGCCGAAACCTCGCTGACGGTGCCCGGCATCCGCTACGTGGTCGACACCGGCCACGCCCGGGTCAAGCGCTACAGCTATCGCAACAAGGTCGAGCAGCTGCAGGTGGAGCCGGTCAGCCAGGCGGCGGCCAACCAGCGCGCCGGTCGTTGCGGCCGGGTCGCCAACGGCATCTGCATCCGGCTCTACGATGAGCAGGACTACACCTCGCGGCCGCCGTTCAGCGACCCTGAAATCCTGCGCTCGTCGCTGGCCGGCGTGATATTGCGGATGAAGTCGCTGAACCTGGGCAGCGTCGAGGACTTCCCCTTCATCGAGCCACCGCCGCGGCGCGCCATCGCCGACGGCTACCAGCTGCTGGCCGAGCTGAACGCGGTCGACGAGCAGAACGAGTTGACCGCCATCGGCCGCGAGCTGGCCAAGCTGCCGCTCGACCCGCGGGTGGGGCGGATGATCCTCGAGGCGCGCGAGCGCCAGTCCCTCGCCGAAGTGCTGGTGATCGCCAGCGCGCTGAGCGTGCAGGACGTGCGCGACCGGCCGATGGAGCAGCAGCAGGCCGCCGACGAGAAGCACAAGAAGTTCGACGACGAAAAGTCGGAGTTCATGGGCTATCTCAAGCTGTGGAAATGGCTGGACGAAGCCCGCGGCGGGCACCGCGCTGCAGCCGCTCAGGGCACCGCGGCGCCGGCGGCCGAGACGCACAAGCTGTCCAGCCGCAAGTACGAACAGCTGCTGCGCGACAACTTCGTCTCGCCGCGCCGGGTGCGCGAGTGGCGCGACATCTATTCGCAGCTGCACACGGTGGTGGCGGAGCATGGCTGGCGTCTCAACACCACGCCGGCCACTTACGAGCAAGTGCATCTGGCGATGCTGTCCGGCCTGCTCGGCAACGTCGGCCTGAAGAGCGACGAGGACGAGTGGTACCTCGGCGCGCGCGGCATCAAGTTCTGGCGCCACCCCGGCGCCCACCTCTCGAAGAAGCCG from Caldimonas brevitalea encodes the following:
- a CDS encoding oxidative damage protection protein is translated as MARIVNCVYLKKEAEGLDFPTYPGELGKRIYENVSKEAWQGWLKHQTMLVNENRLNLADQRARQYLARQMERYFFGEGAEQPAGYVPPSA
- the argA gene encoding amino-acid N-acetyltransferase — protein: MSLVFPHTFVPWFRSVAPYIHAHRGKTFVVAIAGELIAAGKLATFAQDLAIIHATGIKLVLIHGFRPQVEEQLTAKGHASRFSHGMRVTDAVALDCAQEAAGQLRYEIEAAFSQGLPNTPMAHSQIRLLSGNFITARPVGIVDGVDFQHTGFVRRIDAMSVRRAIDFGSIVLMSPFGFSPTGEAFNLSMEDVATSTAIALQADKLIFVTEVRGVPMDPSQANDPECEIDQELALADAEKLLGALPNPVQPTDTAFYLQHAVKAAKNGVDRVHIIPYSVDGSILMELFTHDGVGTMIVDEKLESLREATPDDIGGILQLIEPFERDGTLVKRSRTEIERDVGHYTVIEHDGIIFGCAALYPYPEAKTAEMAALTVSPEVQGQGDGERILKRVEQRARAMGLDSIFVLTTRTMHWFIKRGFQQVDPDWLPEARKRKYNWDRRSKVLVKRLG